One genomic segment of Paenibacillus sp. FSL H8-0332 includes these proteins:
- the purU gene encoding formyltetrahydrofolate deformylase — protein sequence MELHVKRDHSAGRLYPDRARMLISCPDGPGIVAAVSHFLYQHGANIVQSDQYTMDPDGGMFFMRVEFDLPKLDERLEEVRTIFGGVAERFKMNWQIFKVSHKKRLAIFVSKEDHCLVELLWQWQAGDLDADIALVVSNHTDMQAYVESFGIPFHHIPVTAETKAEAEVRQLEVIGEDIDVIILARYMQIISPSFIEHYRHRIINIHHSFLPAFVGGKPYAQAYQRGVKIIGATAHYVTEELDGGPIIEQDVQRVSHSDDVNELKRIGRTIERVVLARAVKWHIEDRILVHHNKTVVFN from the coding sequence ATGGAATTACACGTGAAAAGAGATCATTCAGCAGGCAGATTATATCCCGACCGGGCGCGTATGCTCATTTCTTGCCCTGACGGTCCGGGGATTGTAGCGGCGGTATCGCATTTTTTGTATCAGCATGGCGCGAACATCGTGCAGTCGGACCAATATACGATGGACCCGGACGGCGGAATGTTCTTCATGCGAGTAGAGTTTGATCTGCCTAAGCTGGATGAGCGGCTGGAGGAAGTGCGTACCATCTTCGGCGGCGTTGCTGAGCGCTTTAAGATGAACTGGCAGATCTTCAAGGTAAGCCATAAGAAGCGGCTGGCGATCTTCGTCTCCAAGGAGGACCATTGTCTGGTGGAGCTGCTCTGGCAGTGGCAGGCGGGTGACCTGGATGCAGATATCGCGCTTGTGGTCAGCAACCACACCGATATGCAGGCTTATGTTGAATCCTTCGGCATTCCGTTCCATCATATTCCGGTCACCGCAGAGACCAAGGCTGAAGCTGAAGTGCGTCAACTGGAGGTTATCGGTGAGGATATCGATGTAATTATACTGGCCCGGTACATGCAGATTATCTCGCCTTCATTCATCGAGCATTACCGGCACCGGATCATCAATATCCATCATTCGTTCCTGCCTGCCTTCGTCGGCGGTAAGCCGTACGCCCAGGCCTATCAGCGCGGAGTCAAGATCATCGGGGCGACTGCCCATTACGTGACTGAGGAGCTGGACGGCGGGCCGATTATCGAGCAGGATGTTCAGCGGGTCAGCCACAGCGATGATGTGAATGAGCTGAAGCGCATTGGACGTACCATTGAGCGGGTGGTTCTGGCCCGTGCGGTCAAATGGCATATTGAGGACAGAATCCTCGTGCATCACAACAAAACGGTAGTATTTAATTAA
- a CDS encoding DUF2621 family protein has translation MHFHLPSSLLSTSPSNWFMNSIAFWTFLLLGSMCIGGYFMFRKFLKVLPKADGKSKLDWQNYWVERSRPLWSDEMKSFLDQLVQPVPSPFRDIAKHSIAAEIGKLAVESHATEVTREHCIQGYIIATPRRDNRFLITFLEKNGIDYAPYKHLVK, from the coding sequence ATGCATTTCCATTTACCCTCAAGCTTATTGTCCACATCTCCAAGCAACTGGTTTATGAACTCCATCGCATTTTGGACCTTTTTACTGCTGGGCAGCATGTGCATCGGCGGCTATTTTATGTTCCGCAAATTTCTGAAGGTACTGCCCAAGGCTGACGGCAAATCCAAGCTGGACTGGCAGAACTACTGGGTGGAACGCAGCCGTCCGCTGTGGAGCGACGAGATGAAGTCTTTTCTGGACCAGCTTGTACAGCCGGTGCCCAGCCCGTTCCGCGACATTGCCAAGCATTCTATCGCTGCTGAGATCGGCAAGCTTGCTGTAGAGAGCCATGCAACGGAGGTTACCCGTGAGCACTGTATTCAAGGGTACATTATTGCCACGCCCCGGCGTGACAACCGGTTCCTGATCACCTTCCTGGAGAAGAACGGCATCGACTACGCGCCTTACAAGCATCTGGTCAAATAA
- a CDS encoding ATPase, T2SS/T4P/T4SS family, with translation MINNKDESLPLQRKRVLSGWAPLDPEQGRRQEQRDESLQAVPGLADGTQSRRLFSLKQSVLRTSKPGKEDFYSFLHTMKSEMNAGLEREDDGYFELNAKALVGDPQAVSFFMNEIEKYLRRTPFTGKVPEAYRTAAEALFHEWKGFGPAYRWFTDRAYSESTGLQMIGRQIFYNHQGKFVAYPYEMPSLDRVEQLKRSLLKSDPGKKLNKDNPSVEFKMDDPLWPGRFIRLAIWVSPRVWEGFTTISLRRQVVEFLDLDDQAGTECIPAEAIDLIRALTGTFRNTIIAGAVGSGKTTFANTIVGEQLLGSSSCMGVVMIEKHPESILPYQIKGHRIIPIQASNEELMEVGVESLRHDPNILYMTEMRYNEWEFYLWSGEKGYDGITGTFHTVDSEDIPYQGAFAVSTRIGGSLKGHLISALKSCELVFILESVPDGKKRLTRISEVFYEEASNSVFANDLMRWEPEQAGWTYNDKLTQALIVKMKKKNARAARMLLQELGHLAAQKPMTDPLKESLKSKIVLNE, from the coding sequence ATGATTAACAACAAGGATGAAAGCTTGCCATTGCAGCGGAAGCGTGTGCTGTCCGGATGGGCTCCGCTGGACCCTGAGCAGGGAAGGCGGCAGGAACAGCGGGACGAGAGCTTACAGGCGGTGCCTGGACTCGCAGACGGAACGCAGAGCAGACGGCTATTTTCACTGAAGCAGAGCGTACTGCGTACCAGCAAGCCCGGCAAAGAGGACTTCTACAGCTTCCTGCACACCATGAAAAGTGAAATGAACGCCGGGCTGGAGCGTGAGGATGATGGCTATTTCGAACTGAATGCGAAGGCGCTGGTTGGTGATCCGCAGGCGGTCAGCTTTTTCATGAACGAGATTGAGAAATACCTGCGCCGGACCCCGTTTACCGGAAAGGTGCCGGAGGCTTACCGCACAGCCGCTGAAGCGTTGTTTCATGAATGGAAGGGCTTTGGCCCCGCCTACCGCTGGTTTACAGACCGGGCCTATAGCGAATCCACCGGACTGCAGATGATCGGGCGGCAAATTTTTTATAACCATCAGGGGAAGTTTGTGGCGTATCCCTATGAGATGCCTTCGCTCGACCGGGTGGAGCAGCTTAAGCGCTCACTCCTCAAAAGCGATCCGGGCAAGAAGCTGAACAAGGATAATCCTTCTGTTGAATTTAAAATGGATGATCCCCTCTGGCCCGGCCGGTTCATTCGTCTAGCCATCTGGGTCTCGCCAAGGGTCTGGGAGGGCTTCACTACCATCTCGCTGCGGCGGCAGGTCGTTGAATTTCTGGATCTGGATGATCAGGCCGGCACGGAATGCATTCCTGCGGAAGCGATTGATCTGATTCGTGCGCTTACCGGGACGTTTCGCAACACAATTATCGCGGGTGCCGTAGGCTCGGGTAAAACTACTTTTGCCAACACGATTGTCGGCGAGCAGCTGCTCGGCTCCTCTTCCTGCATGGGCGTCGTGATGATCGAGAAGCATCCGGAGTCGATTTTACCGTATCAGATCAAAGGCCACCGGATTATTCCCATTCAGGCATCTAATGAAGAATTGATGGAGGTCGGTGTGGAGTCGCTGCGGCATGACCCGAACATTCTCTACATGACGGAGATGCGTTATAACGAGTGGGAATTCTATTTGTGGAGCGGCGAAAAGGGTTATGACGGCATTACGGGCACCTTTCACACCGTAGATTCGGAGGATATTCCTTATCAGGGGGCATTTGCAGTATCTACACGGATCGGCGGCAGCCTGAAGGGGCATTTAATCTCAGCGCTGAAATCCTGTGAGCTGGTGTTCATTCTGGAGAGTGTCCCGGATGGCAAGAAGCGGCTCACGCGGATCTCCGAGGTCTTTTATGAAGAGGCCAGTAATTCGGTCTTCGCGAACGATCTGATGCGCTGGGAACCAGAGCAGGCAGGCTGGACCTATAATGACAAGCTAACCCAGGCGCTGATTGTGAAGATGAAGAAGAAGAATGCCAGAGCGGCCCGGATGCTGCTGCAGGAGCTAGGACATCTCGCTGCGCAGAAGCCGATGACTGACCCGCTGAAGGAAAGTCTGAAGTCCAAAATCGTTTTGAATGAATGA
- a CDS encoding deoxyribonuclease IV codes for MLKIGSHVSCADKGLLSAANEANEYGSTSFMIYTGAPQNTRRKPIESMFPEEGKQKMRENGVGEIVVHAPYIINLGSYKENTYQLAVDFLQEEIRRTHALEVKHIVLHPGAFTDKDADYGIQRIADGLNEVLGGTNETDVHIALETMAGKGTEIGRTFEELASIIDKVEFNQRLSVCLDTCHIHDAGYDIVNDLDGVLKKFDDTIGLERLGVIHLNDSKNPRGAGKDRHTPIGSGYIGFETINNVVHHEALAGLPFILETPWIGKDAKKLRPMYEVEIALLRGNVAERFGAEFLQELEELHAFFAKQELDSRRYVLDVWELLKNDAKAKKADPREPLERLYDQVIAAGLFPQLSEEAVNHRLIAWLAGKQLLVKA; via the coding sequence ATGCTGAAAATAGGTTCACATGTGTCCTGCGCGGACAAGGGTCTCCTGAGCGCGGCCAATGAAGCAAATGAGTACGGATCTACCTCGTTTATGATATATACGGGAGCGCCGCAAAATACACGCCGGAAGCCGATTGAGTCGATGTTCCCCGAGGAAGGCAAGCAGAAGATGCGGGAGAATGGTGTCGGAGAGATTGTGGTTCACGCTCCTTACATTATTAATCTGGGCTCCTACAAGGAGAATACTTACCAGCTGGCAGTAGATTTCCTGCAGGAGGAGATCCGCCGGACCCATGCGCTTGAGGTCAAGCATATCGTCCTGCATCCGGGTGCATTCACTGATAAGGATGCTGATTACGGCATCCAGCGCATTGCAGACGGTCTGAATGAGGTGCTGGGCGGTACGAATGAGACAGATGTGCATATCGCACTGGAGACGATGGCTGGTAAAGGCACAGAGATTGGCCGCACCTTCGAGGAGCTTGCCTCCATTATAGATAAGGTCGAATTTAATCAGCGGCTATCGGTCTGTCTTGACACCTGTCATATTCATGATGCCGGATACGATATCGTGAATGATCTGGATGGGGTGCTGAAGAAGTTCGATGATACTATCGGTCTGGAGCGGCTCGGCGTGATCCATCTTAATGACAGCAAGAACCCGCGCGGAGCGGGCAAAGACCGTCATACACCGATTGGCTCCGGCTACATAGGATTCGAGACGATCAACAATGTAGTCCATCATGAAGCACTCGCAGGTCTGCCGTTTATTTTGGAGACGCCTTGGATTGGCAAGGACGCCAAGAAGCTCCGTCCCATGTATGAAGTAGAAATCGCCCTGCTGCGCGGCAATGTCGCTGAACGCTTCGGTGCGGAATTCCTGCAGGAGCTGGAAGAGCTGCATGCTTTTTTTGCCAAGCAGGAGCTGGATTCCCGCCGTTATGTGCTGGATGTGTGGGAGCTGCTGAAGAATGACGCCAAGGCCAAAAAAGCAGATCCCCGTGAACCGCTGGAACGTCTCTATGATCAAGTCATAGCTGCCGGATTATTCCCTCAGCTTAGTGAGGAAGCCGTTAATCACCGGCTGATCGCCTGGCTTGCAGGCAAACAGCTGCTCGTGAAGGCATAA
- a CDS encoding SAF domain-containing protein has translation MSTKRGRLLKRNYFFAGLILLIGFGGLLGYDLYFKPYVLSQTVVKIKVDGGGFLPKNHELTAENLYLDSVQTKDIPAGVVRSLEQVDQKITNVNLTDGSILTESLVDVSELEPQQDEGIFPIPKDAIYAINGSLRSRDKVDIYLVEGDSPAKERRGYSPAAAASVTTSGGGQPSDASSLLEAEVPPEIPARKVFLSGVTVNYVRTEDNNDVLDSENGNNNNRFTSTGKVAAPELKLKKSDGELLGAYLEQGKKLWIVRVE, from the coding sequence TTGTCAACAAAGCGCGGGCGTCTATTAAAGCGCAATTATTTCTTCGCCGGACTCATCCTGCTCATCGGCTTCGGCGGACTGCTTGGCTATGATCTCTACTTCAAGCCTTATGTACTGTCACAGACCGTTGTCAAAATCAAGGTGGATGGCGGGGGCTTCCTGCCGAAGAATCATGAGCTGACAGCGGAGAATCTCTATCTGGATTCCGTACAGACCAAAGACATCCCGGCTGGGGTCGTCCGTAGTCTGGAGCAGGTGGATCAGAAGATTACGAATGTCAATCTGACGGATGGCAGCATTCTGACCGAGTCGCTGGTGGATGTAAGCGAGCTGGAGCCACAGCAGGACGAGGGGATTTTCCCGATTCCCAAAGACGCCATCTATGCCATCAACGGTTCTCTCCGCAGCAGGGATAAGGTAGATATTTATCTGGTCGAAGGAGACTCACCCGCAAAAGAACGCAGAGGATACAGTCCGGCTGCTGCTGCATCTGTAACTACTTCCGGAGGGGGGCAGCCTTCAGACGCTTCTTCTCTGCTGGAAGCGGAGGTTCCGCCGGAAATCCCTGCGCGCAAAGTATTCTTAAGCGGAGTGACTGTAAACTACGTGCGTACGGAAGATAACAACGATGTACTCGACTCGGAGAATGGCAATAACAATAACCGCTTTACTTCCACAGGGAAGGTGGCAGCACCGGAGCTGAAGCTGAAGAAGAGCGACGGTGAGCTGCTGGGAGCTTATCTCGAGCAGGGCAAGAAGCTATGGATTGTTCGGGTGGAGTAG
- a CDS encoding TIGR01777 family oxidoreductase has translation MKYIICGGSGFIGSELTGYWLHSGHQIISVGRKNPENKLVHPGLSYLTWDSLASSPEAAEGADALINLAGASLSQRWSPKGKQAIMKSRLETVAAAGKLLNSLQHKPSVIIQSSAVAIYGTSVQDTYTEASETRVVDFPSEVVKTWEEAADEAYAGIRLVKLRTGVVLGNESGAFPKMKLPYSLGFGGKIGTGKQWMSWIHLTDIVRLIEFCILQPEIEGPVNATAPQPVTNEQFGRMIGKVYHRPHWFPLPAFLLKTAVGELSEILLEGQRVLPSKAINHGFTFNYPTLQPALEQLKNQ, from the coding sequence ATGAAATATATCATTTGCGGAGGCAGCGGATTCATAGGCAGCGAGCTTACCGGATATTGGCTGCACAGCGGACATCAGATCATCAGTGTCGGCCGCAAGAACCCCGAGAACAAGCTGGTACATCCGGGGCTTAGCTATCTCACCTGGGACAGCTTGGCATCCAGCCCTGAAGCCGCAGAAGGTGCAGATGCGTTGATAAATCTGGCCGGAGCTTCGCTCAGTCAGCGCTGGTCCCCTAAGGGGAAGCAGGCGATTATGAAATCGCGGCTTGAAACCGTTGCCGCTGCCGGGAAGCTGCTGAATTCACTCCAGCATAAGCCAAGCGTGATCATCCAGTCCTCAGCCGTCGCCATCTATGGTACATCCGTACAGGACACCTATACCGAAGCTTCCGAGACCCGGGTCGTCGATTTCCCTTCCGAGGTAGTCAAGACCTGGGAGGAGGCTGCCGATGAAGCTTATGCCGGTATCCGTCTGGTCAAGCTGCGCACTGGGGTTGTACTTGGCAATGAGAGCGGTGCTTTTCCCAAAATGAAGCTGCCTTACTCGCTTGGCTTCGGCGGCAAAATCGGCACCGGCAAGCAGTGGATGTCCTGGATTCACCTTACAGACATTGTGCGCCTGATCGAATTCTGCATTCTTCAGCCTGAGATCGAGGGTCCCGTTAATGCCACGGCTCCACAGCCCGTTACCAATGAACAGTTCGGACGGATGATCGGCAAGGTCTACCATCGCCCGCATTGGTTCCCCCTTCCGGCGTTTCTGCTGAAAACTGCTGTAGGCGAGCTGTCAGAGATTCTGCTGGAAGGCCAGCGTGTACTTCCTTCCAAAGCAATTAACCACGGCTTCACCTTCAACTATCCCACGTTACAGCCTGCACTGGAGCAACTAAAAAACCAGTAG